The genomic interval GATTTAGTGAAGGACTATGGACGGCCAGTGCCCCAACTCTGTTTAGCTTTCAATTGGATTACTAACTTTGTCTATGATGCCCACAGGCATAGGCTGTCAACATTAGAGCAGGAGTGGCTGGCCCCTCATCATCTTAGAACATTTGCCAATGCTATTCACCAGAAAGGGGCACCTATCAACAACTGCTGGGGGTTCATACATGGGACCGTGCGTCCAACCTGCCGACCTAGGGAGCACCAACAACTTGTTTACAACGGCCACAAGCAGGTTCATTCCCTCAAATACCAGGCAGTATCCACACCAAATGGCATGATTGCCAACCTGTATGGCCCTATAGAAGGACGGAGACATGATGCGTTTCTCTTACGGGAATCAGGTCTGCTTGCAGAACTTGAACGTTTTTCCCATGACACAGATGGCAACGTGCTCTGCATCTACGGGGACCCTGCCTATCCACTCAGACCGCAGCTCCAAGTCCCGTTTCCAACAGTGGCCATAACCCCAGATCAGGCAGCATTCAACGGAGCCATGTCAACTGTAAGAATTTCGGTAGAATGGACATTTGGTGACATAATCaatttcttcaaattcacaGATTTTAAAAAGACGCAGAGAATCTGTCTTAGTCCTTGTGGGAAAATGTATATTGTCTCTGGGATTGTCACAAATGCCCACACTTGCATTTATAGAAACATTACCTCCTCATATTTTGAACTTGTGCCGCCATCTCTGGAGGAGTACTTTCAATGAATTGGACAAATTTTAAAAGTTAATGACTCTTTCAAGATTTCTATCCCATTTCTATTTCACATAAAGAGGTTAATAAAGTTTTCATATCATGTGTGGTGAATATTAATGcagtttgttttcattcttgCTTGCTGACAGCCAGCTTTAGTTTCAAACTCTTAACAGGACTTATTTACTTTGTGCATTTCTCTAGACAGTTAAATAAACAAAAGTTGCAATAAAAGGCGTTGCCAAAAATGTTTTACATCCCACTTCTCACACATTTGAACGTAATAATGATTGGAATTAGcttttttatgatttcttcACAAGACTCTTGTACATACATTGAACATTCAAAGATGTCTTAGTGACCAAAACCTTTCTTAGTGTCAGATGTCTTTTAAATTATTATCTAAGTTTGCATTGATTTTACTAtgtaatggaaaataaaatggagaGAAGTCAAAGTTCAACAGTGAAAATTGTATCTAAATCCATTGTACAACAAGAAAGTTACATTTGTCACGTTTTGCTTAATTTGACAAAAGGTTATCTCGACATCCTGGTCATTATGCAAATAGGGGGACTGGTGACATTGCCCATTAACTATTTGTTAATCATAGGAAATTTAAGATATTCTAGTTTTCTCCTCGATGAAACTTTTTGTGTATTCTTCCCTAAACATAGGAAATTTACATTATCTGCCTATATTCCCTGAattgttatatttgttttgtattattttgtacttcttgttttgaacaaaatattggcgaaTGCCAGTGACGTTCtaataaatttaattcaatatttttacatCTCATGGTTCATTCAAGTTTGTCCTTTTCAAATCTGTGAAAGTTAAAATCTTGTCAAATtcaaaccaaacaaaaataaccaaaggaggacatcatcgactctctcatatTTATGTCAGTGagtagtgaaaaataagtgaaatttaAAACTGTCCTAAGTGTATTTTACATCTGACTTTGATAAATTTTTTAAGGTTTTGCCTGCTTCATCTTTCTCCATTGATTTAAATCGTTTGTCTGAGGTGGACATTTAAAACAAACCAAATATCCGAATGAAAATAAACTCGCACACCTCTCCCAGAATGTTGCAGCTTTTGATCTACATTTGGGGATAAAAAAGGCAGCCAAACAGCATTTAGAAAATAAATACCTTTATTTCTCAAGAGATGTATCATATACCTCGGCAATGAGTTTGATCACATTCTCATTATATacaacaaaaatgattttaaaaagacatagcattttgtataaaaaaaacacacaaaccaaataatgatctaaaaaatcaaatgtaataTGCAGCTTTTTTTTGCAATAACCCGTTTCACTCTAGTTACATACTGAATGagatatcaataaataattttatatattgaGGGTGATACTTTGAAAGGGACAGTGTACAAACCATGAATCTCTTCTTCCTTGTATCACATATTTCAGGGGGAAACTCTTGTTATAGCTTTATGCACACTCtcataaacatttttctttggGATGTCTATTTCACTTTAGGCACAGAATAATTCAAATGTTCAATGAGTTGAGAATGATGACAGGGCAACACCTCACGTTTCgagcaatatttttaaaacttcatgacacttttcatgaatttgttcTAGTGTTTATTTCCGCAACAAACAAAAGGAAATGATTTCTTTCACTTTAGgcattgaaatatatttctaaaAGTAAATCAATCATAAACATTGTACAGTAAACAAACTGATATCAAAGCCAAATCATCTTTGTCAGGTTTATgggaatcaaataaaataagcTCCGGTTATCATGTCACATGCGTAAACATATTGTAACGACGACCCGGTTTGTCCTACGAGTCTCGCTATAAGAGTCTAAAATAAATGTCGAGGATGGCCAGAGCTTAAATAATACAGTCGAAGCGAATAACAGTCATTACACAGGAAATTAAAGTTCAGTAGTTTATTACTGTTCAAAACTTAATGAAGGTGCAACAGAGTatgtgatgatgacaattaaaCAAACTCCAGCGATACATGGAATATGATAACTGAGATAACGTCGAGCGATGCTGAAACAATTATAAGAACTTAACTTGTGATAATTCTGAACTGAACTTGGGCTCAGACGACTAACTGGAATACATGTAAGACTATGCTCGGAAAAGACTCTCGAAATAAAACTCGAATATACGTGTAAGACTGGAATCATAAGGAAAACTCTAAAAACTAAACTTGACTGAGATGCTGCTGCTTATACGTTATATACAATTTCTGGACATAGCATGAAGGTCATCCCCAGCACACAGCGAAAACCCAGATtcagagaagagagagagagagagagaggggataaATCATTCCAACAAGTATTAGAATAAGCACATAACGACCAAAACACTGACCACAAGGTTAAAACTAGGAGTTCGGACATTAGGAGTTGAGGGAGAGAAGTCTGAAGGGCAGGGCAAAGTCGAAGTGAGAGAGAAAGCGGATGGAGTTACTGAACATAAATGTGTAGCCAAGGTAATAAACAAGAACGAGTTTCTGAAAGTAGTCGCAAGGTAAAGAGAACTTACACAGGTTTGAAAGTCActggaaagggaaagagaggagggatgAAAGTTACTGGAAGGAGAAGTGAGGAGGGTTGAAAGTCactggaaagagaaaatgaggAGGGTTGAAAGTCACAGGAAAGAGAAAGTGAGGAGAGTAAAACTTCTGAAAGTAGATGCAAGGTCGAATAGAAGGGAGATGCACTGTTagagatttctgaaagacaaaGGAAAGccaaaatgaggagaaaacagAGTGGACAGACCAGTAGAGTTTGACCCTGAGCAAGTTGGATTACAGTACAAGAGAGGGCTTGGCTGTGTGCAGGTTACTGGGCAAGTTGAAAGTGACATTCACAATTTATCTTAGCAAGACATTCGTTGCATAAATGAGTCGAAtacaatttaatataataaacacTAATTAAAGTATAAGAATGGaattatatacataaacataacaAGAGAATATCGGAACATCAACCAAAATGCGTGACAATATTAGCTTGTGCATTCTGCACTCTTACTCAGTCACTACCCGTAATGAATAGTGAAACCGCCAGATAGAAGTTTACAAGCAAGTAATGAAGCTTGACAtatttttatctatatttttgTGCATTACTAAAAAAGTAGACATATCTTTCCAAATGACTAAAATAATtatctaaaataaatatatataagcATAAATACATATAAGTTAccaagtaaaaataaaattgcacACATTCTAACGGCAAGTACTGTTCGTTCAACACATCTCTTTGGTAAAATGTTAAGCATAATGAAATATCTGGGTCACGCTGAGAAGGACTTTACAAAGTCAAACACACACAGTGAAatagatatttttattataggGGAATGAAAACGTTGGAACaaataggcttgtgtcgaaacagaaaaatcaaagaataagaacatagaaggtttgagaaaaatcggacaaatagtGAGAAAAAtacgagcatttgaatgttgcaatcactaatgctatggagatcctcccattggcaatgcaacaaggatgtgtgatgtcatatgtgaacaactttcccttcgATGGAcaataaaataccctcaaaatgtctctttttgctttttctcatggtgatacaaactctttatccatgatgtattctttaaaaatctgtattacatgccctcctatagaaagaacacatgatctactgatagatgtgataaaagaggcagcaGTGAAATAtagaagtgaaatatatactagagtaatggggagagttgttcatgagtgacatcacacatatttgttgcattgccaatttgaggatctccatagcattagtgatcacaatattcaaattctcataactttgtcattatttgtccgatttttctcaaactttcgttgatctgtttctttgatttttctgttttcactcgagctatcttgttccaaaggtttcattctcctttaaatgaaTTTGGCAAGTAACTAAAGTTTATACACAATCATTAGCCTCATCTTGACAGGCAGATGCatctaaataaatcaaatttgctGATATACTTCTCTTTATTGAAAGACATATACGAAAAAAATAGATCTTGcatcttcagaaaaaaaaaaatgttatgctaAAAACTTTTCAAGTTTAAACATCTAACCAGCTATCTGTCCAACGGTCACTCCAAACTATTTTTTTGTATCGGCTATAGACTTCAGAAGAGCCAACATCATTGTCTGCATGTTTTGGTtgtgttgttgttgctgctgctgctgttgttgttgttgctgctgttgttgttggatgagttgttgttgctgctgtaACATTTGCTGTTGCATTGCTTGAAATTGTCTGTCAcgtttctcctcttcttcttttcgtTTAGCTTCTTCCTCCCGTCTCCTTTGTGCTTTTTCCTCCCGTCTTCTGTTGTCATCCTCAAGTCTCCTCTCCATCTCCTCCCTTTTCAATGCTCCATCCATCTCCATTTTCCGTTCTATCAATGATAGGGTACTTCGGCCTGTGTTCCTTTGAGACCGTAATCCCGTGCTCCATTCACCTTGGTGTCtgaaatggaaatattgtaATAAGTTGTgccagtagcgtaccgtgacccggaggagacaaagcattgggggggggcactgcattgtctgtgaacaatgctgtgccccccaatgctttgtctcctccgggtcacggtccgccactgagttgtgcacaAAGGGaagtgttaaaaatatattgaaatctaAATAATGTTTCTCTCATTTCAAAATCACATCTAATTGTTTTCGATGAAAAACAGTGTTTTGGCCTACATGGTTGGCATATCCACAATATCTCGCCCTATAACAATTGTGGGAtgatcaccccctccccctgtaCAGCTCTAACACTACGCTAATATGATTCTTTTCCCCTCAGAATATAACGTCGCGGCGCCCTATGCAATGACATGACCAAAATGGCTGAAAAATTGAACTTAAGTACAAAGTAAATGGCATTCGTCTGATTGCTTAATATTACATCTTTTTTCTGTATATATAATTGACATTCATCAACTGGTTTGGCTAATTTTACTGATACATTGTCTAACCCTAAGGACACAACTCAGCTCCGGTCAAAAATTAGGTGCCAAGTTTTAAAACCTAACCTTATGGTAAGATTGATAGtaaaatacacaaaacaatTGCAATCATAGCAGaaaaacattataattaatttgtattcaaTGAGAACATTTGTCACAGCATATTGGTTAACTTGCCACCAGTCACTGAATGCATTTTaaccatttaaaatttgaataatatttcaatGCCATATCATGGTATTTTCAGGCAAATAAAACAGACCACTCGATCAGTCATATcttcattttgatttgatatagCGATTTAATTATTTGCTTTACATATTTGTGTCGAGGCAAAACACATAGAGATTCTATCTACATTAAATTCTGATGTCAAATCGGTAGGCTtatcaataaaacacatttttagttTATGTCCTTCACATCACAACCTGTTTGGGCCTTTGGGGCACATTATGATCTCATTGATCTTGTAATGAAGTGTAGGCCTATAGTCACCTGCTCTTTTGGAGGGGTTAACAAAAACTAAAATCAGgtcttaatttcattttgaacagAAATATTGGCATAAAATGTCAGAATACCTCTTTCTTGTTTCTCCAAACGTCTCACAAGCTCGTTTCCGGAGCTCAGCTCCagcttctttcttcttctcttcatcATTCCTTTCTTTAGGAGCAAACTCAATATCCTCCTCCTCTTGTATCATTTCCTCTATCGCCTGTCTGTTTCTCCTTTCTTCATCAGTTTCATTTATGGCAATGCCACTGGCAGCTCTCTCTTGCCTGTTTCGCATTTTTACTTGGTTTTTCAATAGATTCATTTTATCTCTTACCGCGCGGGCGTCGACTCTAAATCCCCTCTGCTGCATGTGTTCTGCAACCTCCTGCCACGCCTTTCCGCGTTGACTGGTTTTGCTCTTGTACTGGAACGGTTTGACAACAATCATCTCCCCGATCAAAATGTTGCAACTCTTGGCGTCCCACGTCATACTGTTCCGGATGAAAAGAACAAAAGGTGAAAAGGTAATTTGATACATAAatagtgtaggcctacatatgtaGCTATTTTTCAATATTAGAAAATGTTCATACATTATGATTGAAAACATATAATCCTGCATTAAAATAACCAAATCTGTTCAAATTGTCTCTCACAAGACCATCAGAAGGTAAAATGAGTATCTCTGTTTAATACACCATACATCGGatattcataaaacatgatGACCTTAAAACGTGCCTCTTCCTATCCACATAAAACTTCTTTACGAACATGTTCATTGTCCCTTTTAATCTTAGACTGACTTTATTTAACAAACGTACTTTCCCCTTTTCGTATCAAAAAGCTTCCTCTATTTAACAGCTCTTTTGATGCCCGTAGCGTTGGTTTAACTGATATAGTGgggttttttttgtttacaccAATTTTGTTTATTGCCGCCATTTCGCTCCTTTTTTCTTACACCGAATTCCTCTTACATGTATGCCTCTGATTTTTACCTCTGATTAAATGCACTGTGCCTATTTTGATAAAACCCAATTTTCTTTTCTAGCCTGTGAAATTCTTTCAGTCCCTTAATTTTTGCATTGCCAATAGAAGAATCTTCATTGATCTTGCCATTCAAATGCCCATAAATCACTTTATTCCTTCTCGAACTTTAATCAAAATTTATGTTAATcttattctttcatttccctGCTCTCTCACAAGCTAAACTGTCCCTGGGGTTTGTCCATTTGTAACACAATCCCATGAAAAAaggtttcataaaaaaatgtcattaattgacaaattaaattttcataccgGTTTGTAATTTTGGAAGGCGTTGCCTGTTTTCCAGTGTCATCGCTTCCTCCTTCGGGGGATTGAGGCCTGCTGGCTGAAGTGgtctaaaaaaaatagaaaattttcaacatcaatgaaaaaaataattaaaaactgTTACAATAAGACAATGATTGCGTGACTTTGTTGTGTTGTTTCATTTGAAAGCCGCAAGATGACAggcaaattgaattgaatgtactAATTTTCCTTTGTAGGAAATTCCTTTCACATCAGGTTTACAACGTTACAAATACGTATGCACATATACAGACTGATAGCTGGCGATAGAGACGCATGCTTGATTGATAAAGGTCGTCCAAAAGGGTGGGGTTCCTCATGACctcacacaatttttttttcgggtGGGGGTGAAAGACCATTAATCATTAGTTCAAACTGATGGAGCAAGCTCTGCAGAGCTGCCCATTAGGGAAATTTTATATTATTGAAgctaaaattgaaattcatacaTGTTTTGTGGTATTATTTTGGTTATGTAACATTTTCCCTTAGATACT from Lytechinus pictus isolate F3 Inbred chromosome 2, Lp3.0, whole genome shotgun sequence carries:
- the LOC129271709 gene encoding uncharacterized protein LOC129271709; translated protein: MTWDAKSCNILIGEMIVVKPFQYKSKTSQRGKAWQEVAEHMQQRGFRVDARAVRDKMNLLKNQVKMRNRQERAASGIAINETDEERRNRQAIEEMIQEEEDIEFAPKERNDEEKKKEAGAELRKRACETFGETRKRHQGEWSTGLRSQRNTGRSTLSLIERKMEMDGALKREEMERRLEDDNRRREEKAQRRREEEAKRKEEEEKRDRQFQAMQQQMLQQQQQLIQQQQQQQQQQQQQQQQHNQNMQTMMLALLKSIADTKK
- the LOC129271719 gene encoding uncharacterized protein LOC129271719 — translated: MSFFRFQKDDIYRLKHALGVPDRITLPNRSKLDGIEALCIGLQRYAYPCRYVDLVKDYGRPVPQLCLAFNWITNFVYDAHRHRLSTLEQEWLAPHHLRTFANAIHQKGAPINNCWGFIHGTVRPTCRPREHQQLVYNGHKQVHSLKYQAVSTPNGMIANLYGPIEGRRHDAFLLRESGLLAELERFSHDTDGNVLCIYGDPAYPLRPQLQVPFPTVAITPDQAAFNGAMSTVRISVEWTFGDIINFFKFTDFKKTQRICLSPCGKMYIVSGIVTNAHTCIYRNITSSYFELVPPSLEEYFQ